The nucleotide window AAAGAGAAAGAAACCAAAGGAGCCGTTAAAGAGTCTGCTCAGCAGCAGCATAAATTTAGTAATAACAACAACAAGCGGATTCTGGTTGATGGAATGATCCGTAAGGAGCAATCCAGAAATGGTGCTGTGCAAACCGAAAAGGGTAGTGATGGGATCTATTCTGTTTCTTCCGTTGTAAATGCTAGTGCTACTGCAGGACAGTTGAAACGCTAATAAGGCAGCTTGGCTATGGACGAGATGTATTGGTAATCCACTAGGGGCTCCCCTCTGTTTTTGTTGTTGTTAAagcggatttttttttttttttgatagtcTTGTAAAAATGATTCACTTTAGCATAGGACGTTGTAGGTGATGTTCCTTGTTATTGCCTAGTCAGTCTTTATTTTCTCAAGCCCATCTCTTTCTCTGTACTTGTTGTTCTAGATTTCTGTTATCTGAATTTCCCTTGAATCATTAGCTGCTGTGTTGCATTTTATTTTCTCAAGTCTCTTACCTGCTTTATCTGGGTAAACTAGACAATAGGATTCTATGTTAAATTGTAGTTCTTATTCATTTGGATGCAGCAATGTTATTTTATTGTGTCTTCATGTATTTGCCAAAGTTACCTGATGTTGTTGAATTAATTGGAAATTCAATGGGGGTGATTTGTAGCAATTAGTCATATAGTGGTGATCAAATTTAGATAAGCAACCTTTCTATGCACCGATGAGAAATTCACAAATTGTACCGAAAATGATTCCTGGATAACTTGTTTAACCATGCGTCTCCAAAATGAGCTGAAATTCTATTTGTAAAATTCTTCTCGGGCTATCTGTCAACAaggtgaagaaagaagaagatctGCTAGTAGTCACATGTTATCAGGATACTTTTCAAATGTATTGTGATCTAATGTCAAGTAGTTGAGTTCTGATGATGGCACTTTACGAGTATCTCAAGGAGATTTCAGGTACTGATTTTACAGTAAATTAAGTTAATTGATAAGCAAAATCTATGTGGAATTGAAGTTGCTTTTTCTCTGGTTCAGGAAAATAAAAAGGGTAAGATGCGAATAGTAATCATAGCTTCTCATGTTTGCTTCACTGGGGTCCGGATCACACCCAATAGCCCCAAGGCTCAAGCGTACGTTATATTCATGACAGAAATGGAATGAACATTAGTAGTTATCTGTAACCGTGTAATTTGccttttttgttttattattattattattcctgAATGaaatttatccatttttattttcacaACCTGTTTTATTCCTTGGAAAAAAAACTtgtttttttccaattttttggGTATTTTAGATTGGTCCAAACAATTTGGTGGTTGTCATGGTTAGACTTAAATAAATTCTGAGTACTTCAGTTGTCACAATGAAGAATAAGGATTCCTTAAAACTTCAGTGGTGCTTACATCAAAATATGGTATTTTTGGGTATTAATTTgtgttatctatttatttatcttATTGTTATGTAACATCTCCTATTCCTTATGACAAGGTTATTTGAATTTTGATGCTTTCTTTTTTATGCATTACCATGTAACCTTAGCGTGTATCATAATAATGCATCCATAAGGCAAATGTTAATACCTTTTTGATGCCAAACATGAACGCTGAGCAATCGAAGCATTGGGAGGATTGAAAGAGAAAACACACGTTGCCACAGTTCCTCTCATGAGGCAAATTTGATGAATACCCGTGAAATGGATGGCTAGTTATATCAACGAAACGTTAaaacaacaaaaataaaataaatgaacacATGGATGGATGCAAAGATTGTTTTGGGGATGGATAATGGATACCTACATTAAAAAGTTTTTATGTGTAAATGAGTTACTGAGTCAATTCCATCAAATTTTGGGCGCAAACTCAGTGTGCCCTTTTGAGGGACAGGAGTAAGAAAAATCATTTTAATGgattgatgaaaaaaaaaaatttaataagaaaaggCACTGCTGAGCCCTGAAGGGGCGTGGTGGTACTCGTAATCGAGGGCATATCCGGACActtgttttaaaaaaaattagttaaagaaaaaaaataaggttAGGCTAGCGTTGAACAGAAAAATTGGTGGTCGAGTTGAGGCATAACCACTCGCGACTCGCGATTCTAACACAGCCGATCCCTCGTCTCGTTCTTCCCACACTCGTCAATTTCTTTCCTTTCTCCATTTTCCCTCCAATCTTTGCCCTAAGAAAAGCTCCACAATTTCTTTTCTAAATTTTCGATTTTCAAAATCAAATGCCAATCATTTTGTGGCAAATTTATCTATTGGGTCTTCGATTCGATTCTCTGATTCTAAGTTCTTCCCCACGCCTCATCAGGTATGCAAAGAAACTGTATTTCTTTCGCTTTCTCTTAATTATATCAAAATCCAGTCTCTATTGTTCTGCTATTGCAATTGATTGTTAACCATTTTCCCACGATAAAAGTTACCaactttttctcttccttttaatGTTAGAAGCTAACTGGTTAGGATACAATCTGCTGCTTTCAATAATTCAATTTTACCTGAGAATCAGAATTCTAAACTAATTGTATTTGCACCAAATGTCTATAAATTTGTGTTGGCCATCAATTTCTTCATGTTTGACGCACATTATGTAACATAACATTTGCCTACCAACTTCAACACAAGGAACTACTTCTCAACAACTTTTGCTGGCCTTTCTCTTGAGTGGTGATGATTATGCTCAAATACTTAATGCAGCAAACTCTCCTGAATGGTTGAACTGATGGCCCCACTCCGCTCCTCTGGAATTGTTGATCCGGGATGGGAGCATGGTGTTGCTCAagatgagaggaagaagaaggtcaAATGCAACTATTGTGGAAAGGTAGTTAGTGGTGGGATATTTAGGTTAAAGCAACATTTAGCTCGAGTGTCTGGAGAAGTCACTTATTGTGATAAAGCTCCAGAGGAAGTGTACCTTAGAATGAAAGAAAATTTGGAAGGAAGCCGTTCCAATAATAAGAAGGGAAAACAATCTCAAGATGATGGACAGGCTTATTTGAATTTCCAATACGATGATGAAGAAGACCATGAACATCATGTTGGCTTTAAAGGCAAAGGGAAACACTTGATTGGTGATACAAACTTGATGTTAAATTTGACCCCCATACGGTCGCTAGGATATGTTGACCCTGGGTGGGATCATGGTGTTGCTCAGGATGAGAGGAAGAAAAAGGTCAAGTGTAATTATTGTGATAAAGTTGTTAGTGGAGGTATCAACCGATTTAAACAGCACCTAGCCAGAATTCCTGGCGAAGTAGCACCTTGTAAAAATGCTCCTGAGGAAGTGTaccttaaaataaaagaaaatatgaaatgGCACCGTACTGGCAGGAGACAAAGACAGATGGATACCAAAGCAATATCTGCTTTCTGTAAGCAATCTGATAatgaagatgaagaagatgagcaaGAACAAGATGCCCTACTTCGTAAGAGCAAGGAAAGGCTGGTAATTGGTGATAGAATATTGGggaatgatttgagagtgacttacAAGGGAATGACTTCTAGTAATGGCTCTGAACCTTTATTTAAAAAATCAAGATTGGACTCTGTTTTTCTGAATACACCAAATAGTATAATGCCACCATCTTGCAAACAGTTAAAGATGAAAACTAGGTCCTGCAGAAAATCTCGCAAAGAAGTTATTTCTGCAATTTGCAAATTTTTTTACCATGCAGGAATTCCAATACAAGCAGCAAATTCCCTGTACTTCCATAAGATGCTTGAGTTGGTTGGTCAATATGGACCGGGTTTGGTTGGCCCTCAGAGCCAGGTGATATCTGGTCGCTTCCTACAGGAGGAAATTGCAACTATTAAAAACTACCTATTTGAGTACAAGGCATCCTGGGCAATCACTGGTTGTTCAATAATGGCTGATAGTTGGATGGATATTGAGGGTAGGACATTGATCAATATTTTAGTTTCTTGCCCCCATGGCGTGTACTTTGTTGCTTCAGTTGATGCCAGTGATATGCTAGAAGATGCTTTAAGTCTGTTTAAGCTATTGGACAAAGTAGTGGAAGACATGGGTGAGGAAAATGTAGTGCAGGTAGCTGCCAACTCTGCTCATTAAAATTCTCAAGTAGCTTGCCATACATAAATATGATACAGTCATCGCTAACTTGCATTTCACCTCCTTTCTTTGCTCTTCTTGTAGGTAATCACTGAGAATACTCCCAGTTTTAAGGCTGCTGGAAAGATGCTTCAAGAGAAGAGAAACAATTTATTCTGGACACCATGTGCCACCTACTGTATTGATCGATTGCTTGAAGATTTTCTGAAGATCAAATGCGTAGGAGAGTGCATGGTGAAAGGCCAAAAGATTACAAAACTCATTTACAACTCCATCTGGTTACTAAATCTTATGAAAGAATTTACCCAGGGGCAGGAACTTCTGAGGCCAGCCACTACTCGATTTGCCTCTAGCTTTTCAACTTTACAAAGCTTGCTGGACAATAGGACTAGTCTAAAAAGAATGTTTCAGTCGAGCAAATGGACTTCCTCTAGATTCTCCAAATCAGATGAAGGGAAAGAGGTAGAAAAGATTGTAGCAACTGCTACATTTTGGAAGAAGGTGCTGTATGTTAGCAAATCGGTAGATCCAGTAATGCAAGTGCTTCAAAAGGTTGATAGTGGTGAAAATCCTTCAATGCCATATATATATAGTGACATGTGCAGGGCTAAGTTTACAATCAAATCCATTCATGGAGATGATGCACGTAAATATGGACCTTTCTGGAGTGTGCTGGAGAATCACTGGAACTCGTGGTTGCACCACCCTTTATACATGGCTGCTTACTTCTTGAATCCATCATACAGATATCGATCTGATTTTCTGGCGGTAGGAGACATAACAAGGttcattaattttaaatttacttCTTCTTATTCTTTGCTAATTAGTCATATGTGACTGTAGCAGTCAGAGGTGATACGTGGACTAAATGAATGCATCCATCGGCTGGAGCCAGATAACATGAGAAAGATTTCTGCATCCAAGCAAGTAAGAGCTTTGAGATTAGATTTGATGTGCTAAATCCCTAGATGTTTTCCCTTTCAATAATGTTGTTGCATAATCTCTCAGATTTCTGATTATAATTCTGCAAAAGGCGATTTTGGAACTGAATTGGCAATTAGCACAAGAACAGAGCTTGACCCAGGTGATTCATTAAATTGACATGATGGAATTTCAGTCTTTGAGGAACTTATACTCATGGACATGTAATACAATTGTCATATGAAAGTGTAAGTTTTGGACTGGTTACTAATTTTATCATATCAGCTGCATGGTGGCAACAACATGGGATAAGCTGCTTAGAGCTGCAACGAATAGCTGTGCGCGTACTAAGTCAGACTTGCTCCTCTTTTGGGTGTGAACATTCCTGGAGCATATATGATCAGATCCATAGCCAGAGGCAAAATCGTTTTGCTCAGAAAAGATTTGAAGACCTTGTGTTTGTTCACTACAACTTGCGACTTAGGGAATGCCAATTAAAGAAAAGGTCCAGCAGTTCGATTTCCCTGGATGGTGTGTTACTAGAACGCTTACTAAATGACTGGATTGTAGAAGCAGAGAAGCAACCCTTTCAAGAAGATGAGGTATTGTCCCTTTTTCTTTATATCCATCATGGGTGTACTGTAATTTCTTTTTCAGAAAAAAGGCTCGCATGATGTGTGCAAACGATAAAAAGAACTCAAATTACTCATTGTTTTTACTTGAAGCTTGAATTCATGTCAATCGAATTATCTTAGTAAACGTTATTGTTTGAATTATTAATATATGAATTTATTTGTTGGCAGACAACCCGAATATACTAAGGTTCATGGGTTTTCAGAGTAATTGGAAACTGTTATTCTCCAAGTGAAAAAATGCTTTTTATTACATGCTAAGCGAAAGTGGTTGATTTTGACGAATTGTGACATGAAGCCCTGTTTGCTCTTTGTCCAGGAAATACTTTGCAATGAAAATGGAGCAACATATGAAGACAGATGTGATGATTTGATTGATTATCATGATGGAATTGTGGAACCTCACAAGGGAACTCTTGAGCTTGTGACTATGGCTGATGTTGAACCCTTGGATGTTAATCCCGCAAATGCTGGTGGCACCAGTGACGACGACAACGATGACGATGAAGATGATGATAACTTTTTTGATGATAATTTGAGTGATTAAGTTTAGGTATGACTCAGCTGACTTGGGAGAACAGAAGTAAAGAATTTAGACAGTTCTTTACTGTAGTCGATGTAAAATTGTAGTTCATCTGTTCTTTTTCCCCCCTACATTGTCAATTTGTTTTGGGGAAATCCTTGGGAGACACATTGAGCCTGAATTATCACTATTTTGAGTGCAACGCATATTTCACTTGAAGCCTCGTGATGTTTGCTATTTTAGTTCATTCTGGATGATATTACAATGTCAACATGAATGCAGCTTGTCAGAGACTTGGAGTTTGTTCCAAGAGATTGTTGCAATTAGCCACAATAAGTCAATAACTGgagcaagtttttttttttttttttaatatttagattgtgtataattaaaataataaatcagAATATATAAATCCCACTGCAAATATCTATAAGTACGAATAAGGGAAACTTATAAAGGGATAAAATTTTGTtatgtatttaatataatttttattataatttatttatatttaattaataatattattaaaaataaatttaattcctaatcttattataattcttatttatttaaaactaattttaatttttctaaaaaaaaaaacttactttAATCTTATCCCACattttaaattacatttataaATATTATCTATAATAGAATTGTTATTAGGTATAAGTTTCTAACCCGCGTCAAGAGAGAAACTatgcaatataaaataaaataaaataaataaaattaaacctaATAATAATTATAGAGAATATATGAAGACATTTTTGTCCATCGGCAAGTTCGCCCTGTTCAACGTGTATCGACTTGTTGCGGCAACAATCTCTTGGAGCAATCATTACTCACCAGACAAGCTGCATCCTTTCAAATAAACCGAAACCCTTCTCCCTTTTTCTCTTATCTCTCAATCTTTTCCTTCAGCCGCCGCCCTGCATTCACGTTCCGCCCACCCCACAAAGCCTTTCATCGCTGCCCAACCCACAGGCTCTCTGTCATCGCCGCTGCTCCTCATTCTCACCGCTGCTCTCTTTGTTATCAGTAAGTCCCTCTTTCATCGCGGAATTTGGGTAGTGATGTACTATGATTTGTGATATATAATCTCTTTCTTTGGGTGAAGTTcaaaattctttatttttatcttCTTGTCGATTAATAACTGATCGATTAAGCTGCCCATAAACACTAATTGAGGTTTTGAAAAGAATTgatttttctcttctttcttcGTCAATTTGGATTATTGCAATTGTAATGGTGCAGGTCTCATCTTTCCCTTGTAGTTCTTCCTAGATTGTAACGTACTCGGTAGTTTATTTGGTTTATTTGcgtatctcttcttcttctttactgTTATATAAAATTTCCCTTGTAGTTCTTCCCATATTATACCATAACCTGTAGTAACACGTATCAAAAATGGTTTCTTCCTTCCTTTAAAACATCCAGTGTTTCGTCCTTGGCTTGTGTGCGACTGCAAGAATAACGTTTGTTAGAATGGTTAAAAGAGATTTTGCTTCCTGGACTTCAATGATTTGTGGGTATTATCTTATAGAATAGTTAAAACTATTTTCTATTTCCAATAAGTGAACATGTTTTCTACTTTTCcaaaatggattttttttttttctattttcactAAGTAAAAACGTTGTCATTAGAAAATAAATACTCTAATTTTATGGAAAACAGAAAATAGTTTTCCACATGTAAACAAATTTAGTTTTCAACATCTTAATTTTGTTTAGGTTGATTTTAGAATCAGTATGGGAGAAAAGAAGTCGTTGATTGGGCTCTCATGGGAGCCGAAGTTGCCGCCTTTGTCATCTTCGACTAAAATTAGTAATACCAAGTCCCAAGACCAACCTGAGAGGAGTGCACTTTGGAAACCCAATACAGAGCTTATTGACGGGCTATTTGTGCCACCCAACGATCCTAGAAAGGTTAACAGGTTGCTCAGAAGTCAAGCTAAAGATACACTTGGGAAAGATTGGTATGCTTGGCATCTCCATttctttgttaattttttttgtttcaaGTTCCCTTGGCTGAATTTTGTATTTTCTGAATGGTGTGTGTAGGTTTGATATGCCTGCCCCTACTATGACGCCTGAATTGAAAAAAGATCTCCAGTTACTTAAGGTGCCATATCCccctcaattttttttctttgtatttttCTGTGCGGCTTTGTTCTTGAGTGACACTGCATGATACGAGTCTGTGAGACATTCTTGGTGTCTTCTGCAAAATGTGCATTAGAACCTATAGTTTTGGTAGTTCGGTTCCTTATGTTTTGAGGAGTCACACAGTATTGATTTCAGTTGTTTGCTTGATGATACAGCTGAGGGGTGCTCTTGATCCAAAGAGACACTATAAAAAGGGTGAATCAAAATCAAAAACACTGCCCAAGTATTTCCAGGTATGTCTATGGTGTCCATCAAAAACTGATAGTGTAACAAATAAGAGCTGTGACTGTGATGATAAGTGTATGGAATTTTATTCTATTTGGTGTCCTCTGCAGTCTAACATAATTTTGCTGGGCTAATTAGCAAAGCTTTTGGTTCTTTTGACAATTGATCAGGTTGGTACAGTTGTAGAGTCAGCAATAGATTTCTTCTCCGGTAGGCTAACTAAGAAGGAGAGGAAGGCAACCATTGCAGATGAGGTGCTTTCTGATCTTACTCTCGCAGCTTACAGGTGAGATAGGCAGTCCTCCCCTGCCTTATAGAGAAGAGAACATAATTTCATTTACGCATGTTACTGATAtcaaaaatatcaattaataacaAGGTAGAAGTAATGCTTAATTATAGGCTTTTTGAAAAAGATTTATCATCTAGAAATAATGATAATCTGAGATACACCAACAAGAAGATCATCATACTAGCAAATAAGGGTAACCAACAACTGTTAGCTTTGTTATTTTTTAGGGAACAGATGAGCATGGCTACTTTATAGATTGTCAACTTGTAAGTTTGCATGTCCAAATTTTTTTAGAATATGTGCTCATTGTGCAAAATACATGAGCTTGATATCCAGTCCATGTGATAAGCAAGCTTAGTAAGTGCTTTTATTTTGCCAATGTTTGATACAGCATTGTTGATCTTGCTTGGATGTTTACTTTTAACATGTTACAGGAAGCGCAAGGTCCAAGAGATAGAAGAACAAAATCGTCCTGCTGGAAATGAGAAGTGGAAGATAAAGGGTCGACAGTCCAGGAAGCGGGCCAAGGAAAGAAGGCACTAGTAGCTCAACGTTTTTCCTCCTTTAGAGTAAAACAGGATGTGTTGGAGATGTTGTAGCAACCAGAGGTTGGGGAGAGGAAGAAATTTGTTGTTTAATTGcttcaaatttattttatatatacatTCATAGTCGTGGTGTCCACAttaaaatttttagcatttattaCTATGTTAGTCCTCTTTGGTAGCCATCATGTGAGACTATTGTGATGTCATAACAGATTCATTTGCTACGAGGTTATTCATAACAGTAGTGCTTGTTCTGGAATTTGACGGTGGAAATTGATTTATCTTGGTGAAAGAAATCTGCACTCTTGATTCAAATCGCAGGGGGTGCGGTGCACAGCGCCTCGCCGCCCCGCCCTACCCTTAACACccgccccccccccccaaaaaaaaaaaaaaaaaaaaaaaacctgaatTGATTTATCTTTTTGGCATTCAAGAAAGAGGACCATAGCCTATATATATCCTTCTGTGTGCAGGtataaaaaagggaaaaaaatgaatAACGGGAGGTAAATGGATAATATTGCATCTCAAGTATGTACATGAACGACTGCTATTTTGTTAGACTGAACAATTAACAATCCAGTTCATAGAAAAAAAAGCAATTGACGGTCGTTTTTAACACCATTCAATGTTTCCAAGAGTCACTTAAGACAATTTCAGTTTCAGATCAACTTCTAAGTTGAACGCTCAAGGCAGGGGCTCTTGTGAATCTCCCAGCCGTAACAAATGAAGATATGCATCAGTACCTGCATTCACAAGACACAAATTACAAGGGAATTTCTGGTGCGCTATGCAAAATAAAAGACTGAAAACAAAGAATAGAGATGCACAAGAGAGTAAAACTCATAGAAGATGTAAACCATCATgaataaataaaacataattaCTAGCTATTACAGGCTGAAGCTTATATACATATTCTCAACAATCAACCACAAAACACCGCAAATTCTTTAAGCAGCTCCATAAGTTCAACAATCAATATCTTTGCACACAAGGTCCAACTTTAagttaatataataatttataaaatttttagaaattattcatgtttttcattttcaattttttggataataatataaatataaaaataaatatctgCTTTACAAAGTAACGTAAATATTTGATTACTGTAACAAACACCAGATAGTAAAAGAGCTCATAAGTTTTTTGCTAAATCCTGAAATAATGTGCTTCAATATCAGCTGGCATACAAGTGCCCAACACATTCCAAATGCAATATCTTATAGATTAATCAACTCACCATATCCCTCCATGGAGATAACTTGCAGATCACCTCCAAAATACCTGGCATACAAACGGCTAATTGGAAGCCCACATCCATATCCAGCCATTGTTACTGCATCAGCTGTTCCAAGATTAGCATCCTCATCCAGTGGGTTTCTGGCAGTGCTGTAAAGATAGGTGAATATTTTGGGAAGACCACTTCTTGGTATACCACCCCCCTCATCTGAAACCTATGAAAGCAGCAAGACCAAGTTGTTAGAATTTAATCCATCATAGACTAATAGTTCAGCACTGGTCCTTCATTGTAGCATTTCAAACTGTCAAACAAAGGGAAAAATCGGCAGCACACAGAAACAATGAAATGACGTGTGAAAGCTTTCACTAATGGCAAATTGTAGAAGGAGGTAATAATTTATGGAAAAGTCCAAGGTGACAAAGTAGATCATACATTGTAAACCACAGCCCTTGAATGAATTGATAAAAGCTCATCTAATGGTtaaaaaataaactataaaacGTTTATTAAAGAATAAATTACCCAGgcaccatacctttatagtgacATCCTCAATTCCTTCAGCAACTATTATCCGAACAGGAGGTGCAACTTTGTCCGAGTCCATGTAACGCTCTTGAACAGCTCGCAAGGAATTCTTGACCAACTCAAACACCATATGATGCAAATGCGCTGGAACATACCTGTTTTTACAAACAAAggaatttctataaaataaaAAGATTCCATAATAAGTATATATCTCTAATTATGATAAATGAAATAGTTTAGGGAGAAGCATACCCAAATTATAAGAACAAGCATTATGATGAAAACAAAAATTGAGacaaacagagagagagagagagagagagagagagagagagagagggagagaataaTTGGGTAAATCCATACAGCATTACAATTCACCCCTCCCACCATGTGGGACCCACAAATTGTGTGACACAGAAATTTTGACTAAATCAAAATCAATAACttacaaaataaatttaaaaaaaagtatACAGACATAATTGAAAAAAGGTGTGAAGTTAAGGAATTTTAAACTATGAGATCAATTAACGAAGTAGCAAGTGATGTTAAGAAAGAACAAACTTAAACCAAGTGAGAAAAATAAACTTACGGGAATGTAAAATTGGGATCCCCATAAATATTGATATCAGGTGAACTGCCATACTCCCTTAAACAAATGGCACGGGCATCCTCACTGGCATTTCGTGCAACCTCAACAGGAGACATTTTTGTATGAATATAACCAATGCAATAAGGTGGGGGATTGGGATTGTGCAACTCGACATGCTGCCCTGAACATAAAAAATGGAAGCAACATACAGAAAGTTTAGACACAGCACTGAACAAAAATAAGAAATCTGACGGGAATAAATGTTGACACTTCACACTTCACAAGACATAGAAGGTCAGAACAAACCAATAAGCATTCTGATTCCAATTCTGGACATGTAAAAACGATCCAAAAACTGATGAATCTCATCAAGATCTTCGTAAACAATTTTTTGATCCATGCCTTTCTTCAATTGTTGAACACCTAAAGCCATCATAGGGACAACATTGTTGTGTCTGACCTTAATTGCCTTAATCATTTGCGTAAATTCCCTCTCTTCATTGGAATCCTTGATCTCGGGAAAGGATCTCAGATCACGGAAAGAATCCAGGTACCAATCCCGCACCTTAGAATGAAAAGTTAAGGTTTAATGAGTGTCCACCCAGAAAAAACTGGAGTTAAATCCAATAATCAATACATTCACAAATTATTCCTAAAGTCACAATTTCATGCCCGAATTATAACAAAAAAAGATCATTGAAAAATGTTAGCTTTACCATTAAACTTTTTATTTCTAAAGCAGCCAAGGTAGGAGTTTCAAAAGGCTAAACAATTAACAAACACCGCCTTGTGAATTGCAAGTGAAATTCTAGGGTCTTACTGGATGATAGTGATACGCCATATGGTTCTATTCCAGAAGTCTTTGCTATAGCAGTTGCAAAAAGCATGTATTTGATTTTGGTCTTTAAAATGGGGAGTCTAAAGAGGAGGgagtaattaattaatcaaacatGGAGAATCTTTTACTATTCTTTTCTACAGACATGCAGAACCACATGATAAaagaattataatattaattaaaaaaaaaaagaaagataagATTGGTACCCTCTCCAAATCCCTTTTTGCTGAGGTCTAACAGAAgcacaaataaaataataattttcctgtGCCGTAGAAAACCCCCAAAGTGCGATCAATTCCCAATCCCATAAAACCCAcgtaaaatacataaaaaaataataagaataagaaagaaaagagagtaccTTCAGGACAGCGGGTTTTTCAGATAAGCCATGAGGGAGAGACTCGAGCTCAATAGCTCTCCTAGCAATCCTAATGGGCAACTCCTTATGAAGGAAGTGAGCAGAAATCAACAAATTCCTATCGGTAGGCCTGGAGCCAAACTCCATCATGTAGCGCAAGCTAACACCAGTCTGCTTCATGCAACCCCATCTGTGGACCTCGTCTATGAGGGTCTTGGAAAAGGAGTGGCAGACCTTCTTAGCCGCCATCGGTAATTAGTATTAAAAGCTGAAAGGCGCCGTTTTCCTCCTGAAATAGAAGTACAGAAACTCCTCCAACGCCACGCCACCCACATGCAATGCTCTGCCCAAATGCCAAACTGACATATACCGagatcaaaattaaaattgaagatGGAAAAGgggaaaataaatgaaattggcgAGAGAGGTCTCCTCTAAACCTAGGTTAGAATTTTAACCAAAGGTCTAGAGCAAGGCCGGCGCAGCCGCAATTACTAGCAATCAGCAGATAAGCATGGCACTGAAGAGGAGAG belongs to Hevea brasiliensis isolate MT/VB/25A 57/8 chromosome 4, ASM3005281v1, whole genome shotgun sequence and includes:
- the LOC110635266 gene encoding uncharacterized protein LOC110635266 isoform X3 yields the protein MVELMAPLRSSGIVDPGWEHGVAQDERKKKVKCNYCGKVVSGGIFRLKQHLARVSGEVTYCDKAPEEVYLRMKENLEGSRSNNKKGKQSQDDGQAYLNFQYDDEEDHEHHVGFKGKGKHLIGDTNLMLNLTPIRSLGYVDPGWDHGVAQDERKKKVKCNYCDKVVSGGINRFKQHLARIPGEVAPCKNAPEEVYLKIKENMKWHRTGRRQRQMDTKAISAFCKQSDNEDEEDEQEQDALLRKSKERLVIGDRILGNDLRVTYKGMTSSNGSEPLFKKSRLDSVFLNTPNSIMPPSCKQLKMKTRSCRKSRKEVISAICKFFYHAGIPIQAANSLYFHKMLELVGQYGPGLVGPQSQVISGRFLQEEIATIKNYLFEYKASWAITGCSIMADSWMDIEGRTLINILVSCPHGVYFVASVDASDMLEDALSLFKLLDKVVEDMGEENVVQVITENTPSFKAAGKMLQEKRNNLFWTPCATYCIDRLLEDFLKIKCVGECMVKGQKITKLIYNSIWLLNLMKEFTQGQELLRPATTRFASSFSTLQSLLDNRTSLKRMFQSSKWTSSRFSKSDEGKEVEKIVATATFWKKVLYVSKSVDPVMQVLQKVDSGENPSMPYIYSDMCRAKFTIKSIHGDDARKYGPFWSVLENHWNSWLHHPLYMAAYFLNPSYRYRSDFLAQSEVIRGLNECIHRLEPDNMRKISASKQISDYNSAKGDFGTELAISTRTELDPAAWWQQHGISCLELQRIAVRVLSQTCSSFGCEHSWSIYDQIHSQRQNRFAQKRFEDLVFVHYNLRLRECQLKKRSSSSISLDGVLLERLLNDWIVEAEKQPFQEDETTRIY